One genomic segment of Tachyglossus aculeatus isolate mTacAcu1 chromosome 17, mTacAcu1.pri, whole genome shotgun sequence includes these proteins:
- the NUP88 gene encoding nuclear pore complex protein Nup88 isoform X1, giving the protein MAAPEASGAEAEPEGWRSWLWQHAVFLRLRDGLRAPGPPSPPPGPAPPQNPPLPRNLVVGVGGDLVLWERACGALLAVRLRGLDAGTPHGLDRYQRLLCINPPMFEVYQVLLSPAQHHVALIGTTGLMVLELPKRWGKNSEFEGGKSTVNCSTTPIAERLFTSSTSLTLNHAAWYPGETEDPHIVLLTSDNTIRIYSLREPQSPAKVILLSDAEEDSFQLSKGRAYTASLGETAVAFDFGPLAAVPRNASGQLGRDEVLAHPLYILYENGETFLAYVSLRQSPGSLGKPLGPLPMHPAAEDNYGYDACAILCLPCVPNILVIATEAGMLYHCVVLEGEDGDDQTSEKSWDSRSDPIPSLYVFECVELELALKLAAGEDDDDDPFESDFSCPIKLHRDPKCPSRYHCTHEAGVHSVGLTWIHRLNKFLASDEEDKDSLQALAADQKCFVEHILCTKPLPCRQPAPIQGFWIVSDILGPTMICVTSTYECLTRPLLTTVHPASPPLLCAREDGEVAESPLRLLADPQDSFEKRIRTILQRSVANPAFLRSSAKDEAPPPAECLQLLSRATQVFREEYILKQDLAREEIQRRVKLLCGQKKKQLEDLSYCREERKSLRETAERLADKYEEAKEKQEDIMNRMKKVLYNFHCQLPVLSDSERDMKKELLMVLDQLCHLGNAIKQVTMKKDYQQQKMGKGLSPHKATITLSAYQRQCIQTVLKEAGEHIREMVKQINDVRNHVTF; this is encoded by the exons ATGGCGGCGCCTGAGGCGTCGGGCGCCGAGGCGGAGCCGGAGGGCTGGCGGTCGTGGCTGTGGCAGCACGCCGTGTTCCTGCGGCTCCGCGACGGGCTGAGGGCCCCGGgacccccctctccgcccccgggCCCCGCGCCCCCCCAGAATCCGCCGTTGCCGAGGAACCTGGTGGTGGGTGTGGGCGGCGACCTGGTCCTCTGGGAGCGGGCCTGCGGCGCCTTGTTGGCCGTCCGCCTCCGGGGCCTGGACGCCGGAACCCCCCACGGCCTCGACCGATACCAG CGCCTGCTGTGTATAAATCCGCCGATGTTCGAAGTCTACCAGGTCCTGCTGAGTCCCGCCCAGCACCACGTAGCCCTCATAGGGACCACGGGACTGATGGTGTTGGAGCTgcccaagcgctggggaaagaaCTCCGAGTTTGAAGGCGGCAAATCGACGGTGAACTGCAG CACCACCCCCATCGCCGAGAGGCTTTTCACCAGCTCCACCTCCCTGACTCTGAATCACGCGGCCTGGTAcccgggggagacggaggaccccCACATCGTGCTCCTGACGTCTGACAACACGATCCG GATTTACAGCCTGCGGGAACCCCAGAGCCCCGCCAAGGTGATCCTGCTCTCCGACGCCGAGGAGGACAGCTTCCAGCTCAGTAAAGG AAGGGCGTACACCGCGTCCCTCGGAGAGACGGCCGTGGCGTTCGACTTCGGGCCGCTGGCGGCCGTGCCGAGGAACGCGTCGGGGCAGCTCGGGCGAGACGAGGTGCTGGCGCATCCGCTGTACATCCTGTACGAGAACGGCGAGACCTTCCTCGCCTACGTCAGCCTGCGGCAGAG CCCCGGGAGCCTGGGGAAGCCTCTGGGCCCGCTGCCGATGCACCCCGCCGCCGAGGACAACTACGGCTACGACGCCTGCGCCATCCTCTGCCTGCCCTGCGTCCCCAACATCCTGGTCATCGCCACCGAGGCCGGGATGCTCTACCACTGCGTggttctggaaggggaagacgggGATGACCAGACG TCAGAGAAGTCGTGGGACTCGAGGTCCGACCCCATTCCGTCCCTCTACGTCTTCGAATGCGTCGAGCTGGAGCTCGCCTTGAAACTGGCGGCGggagaggacgacgacgacgacccgTTCGAGTCGGATTTCTCCTGCCCCATTAAGCTCCACAGAG ACCCCAAGTGCCCGTCCAGATACCACTGCACCCACGAAGCCGGCGTCCACAGCGTCGGCCTCACGTGGATCCACAGACTGAACAAGTTCCTCGCCTCCG ACGAGGAAGACAAGGACAGCCTGCAGGCCCTGGCTGCGGACCAGAAGTGTTTCGTGGAGCACATCCTGTGCACGAAGCCGCTGCCCTGCAG GCAGCCGGCGCCCATCCAAGGATTCTGGATCGTCTCCGACATCCTGGGGCCCACGATGATCTGCGTGACCAGCACCTATGAGTGTCTCACACGCCCGCTCCT GACCACGGTCCACCCGGCctcccccccgctcctctgcgcCAGGGAGGACGGGGAGGTGGCCGAGTCGCCCCTGCGACTGCTGGCCGACCCCCAGGACTCCTTCGAGAAGCGCATCCGGACCATCTTGCAGCGCAGCGTGGCCAATCCGGCCTTTCTGAG atCTTCCGCCAAGGACGAGGCTCCCCCTCCCGCAGAATGTCTCCAGCTACTGAGCCGGGCCACGCAAGTCTTCAGGGAAGAGTACATCCTGAAGCAAGACCTGGCCAGGGAGGAGATCCAGCGCAG GGTGAAGCTGTTGTGTGGACAGAAAAAGAAACAACTGGAAGATCTGAGTTACTGTCGTGAGGAAAg GAAAAGCCTGCGCGAGACGGCGGAGCGGCTGGCCGACAAGTACGAGGAGGCCAAAGAGAAGCAGGAAGACATCATGAACAG GATGAAAAAAGTGCTTTACAACTTCCACTGCCAGCTGCCCGTGCTGTCGGACAGCGAGCGGGACATGAAGAAAGAACTGCTGATGGTCCTGGATCAGCTGTGCCACCTGGGCAACGCCATCAAACAG GTGACGATGAAGAAGGACTATCAGCagcagaagatggggaaggggctgagcCCCCACAAAGCCACCATCACGCTCAGCGCCTACCAGCGCCAGTGCATCCAGACGGTGCTCAAAGAGGC GGGTGAGCACATCAGGGAGATGGTCAAGCAAATCAACGACGTCAGAAACCACGTGACCTTCTAG
- the NUP88 gene encoding nuclear pore complex protein Nup88 isoform X2: protein MAAPEASGAEAEPEGWRSWLWQHAVFLRLRDGLRAPGPPSPPPGPAPPQNPPLPRNLVVGVGGDLVLWERACGALLAVRLRGLDAGTPHGLDRYQRLLCINPPMFEVYQVLLSPAQHHVALIGTTGLMVLELPKRWGKNSEFEGGKSTVNCSTTPIAERLFTSSTSLTLNHAAWYPGETEDPHIVLLTSDNTIRIYSLREPQSPAKVILLSDAEEDSFQLSKGAYTASLGETAVAFDFGPLAAVPRNASGQLGRDEVLAHPLYILYENGETFLAYVSLRQSPGSLGKPLGPLPMHPAAEDNYGYDACAILCLPCVPNILVIATEAGMLYHCVVLEGEDGDDQTSEKSWDSRSDPIPSLYVFECVELELALKLAAGEDDDDDPFESDFSCPIKLHRDPKCPSRYHCTHEAGVHSVGLTWIHRLNKFLASDEEDKDSLQALAADQKCFVEHILCTKPLPCRQPAPIQGFWIVSDILGPTMICVTSTYECLTRPLLTTVHPASPPLLCAREDGEVAESPLRLLADPQDSFEKRIRTILQRSVANPAFLRSSAKDEAPPPAECLQLLSRATQVFREEYILKQDLAREEIQRRVKLLCGQKKKQLEDLSYCREERKSLRETAERLADKYEEAKEKQEDIMNRMKKVLYNFHCQLPVLSDSERDMKKELLMVLDQLCHLGNAIKQVTMKKDYQQQKMGKGLSPHKATITLSAYQRQCIQTVLKEAGEHIREMVKQINDVRNHVTF from the exons ATGGCGGCGCCTGAGGCGTCGGGCGCCGAGGCGGAGCCGGAGGGCTGGCGGTCGTGGCTGTGGCAGCACGCCGTGTTCCTGCGGCTCCGCGACGGGCTGAGGGCCCCGGgacccccctctccgcccccgggCCCCGCGCCCCCCCAGAATCCGCCGTTGCCGAGGAACCTGGTGGTGGGTGTGGGCGGCGACCTGGTCCTCTGGGAGCGGGCCTGCGGCGCCTTGTTGGCCGTCCGCCTCCGGGGCCTGGACGCCGGAACCCCCCACGGCCTCGACCGATACCAG CGCCTGCTGTGTATAAATCCGCCGATGTTCGAAGTCTACCAGGTCCTGCTGAGTCCCGCCCAGCACCACGTAGCCCTCATAGGGACCACGGGACTGATGGTGTTGGAGCTgcccaagcgctggggaaagaaCTCCGAGTTTGAAGGCGGCAAATCGACGGTGAACTGCAG CACCACCCCCATCGCCGAGAGGCTTTTCACCAGCTCCACCTCCCTGACTCTGAATCACGCGGCCTGGTAcccgggggagacggaggaccccCACATCGTGCTCCTGACGTCTGACAACACGATCCG GATTTACAGCCTGCGGGAACCCCAGAGCCCCGCCAAGGTGATCCTGCTCTCCGACGCCGAGGAGGACAGCTTCCAGCTCAGTAAAGG GGCGTACACCGCGTCCCTCGGAGAGACGGCCGTGGCGTTCGACTTCGGGCCGCTGGCGGCCGTGCCGAGGAACGCGTCGGGGCAGCTCGGGCGAGACGAGGTGCTGGCGCATCCGCTGTACATCCTGTACGAGAACGGCGAGACCTTCCTCGCCTACGTCAGCCTGCGGCAGAG CCCCGGGAGCCTGGGGAAGCCTCTGGGCCCGCTGCCGATGCACCCCGCCGCCGAGGACAACTACGGCTACGACGCCTGCGCCATCCTCTGCCTGCCCTGCGTCCCCAACATCCTGGTCATCGCCACCGAGGCCGGGATGCTCTACCACTGCGTggttctggaaggggaagacgggGATGACCAGACG TCAGAGAAGTCGTGGGACTCGAGGTCCGACCCCATTCCGTCCCTCTACGTCTTCGAATGCGTCGAGCTGGAGCTCGCCTTGAAACTGGCGGCGggagaggacgacgacgacgacccgTTCGAGTCGGATTTCTCCTGCCCCATTAAGCTCCACAGAG ACCCCAAGTGCCCGTCCAGATACCACTGCACCCACGAAGCCGGCGTCCACAGCGTCGGCCTCACGTGGATCCACAGACTGAACAAGTTCCTCGCCTCCG ACGAGGAAGACAAGGACAGCCTGCAGGCCCTGGCTGCGGACCAGAAGTGTTTCGTGGAGCACATCCTGTGCACGAAGCCGCTGCCCTGCAG GCAGCCGGCGCCCATCCAAGGATTCTGGATCGTCTCCGACATCCTGGGGCCCACGATGATCTGCGTGACCAGCACCTATGAGTGTCTCACACGCCCGCTCCT GACCACGGTCCACCCGGCctcccccccgctcctctgcgcCAGGGAGGACGGGGAGGTGGCCGAGTCGCCCCTGCGACTGCTGGCCGACCCCCAGGACTCCTTCGAGAAGCGCATCCGGACCATCTTGCAGCGCAGCGTGGCCAATCCGGCCTTTCTGAG atCTTCCGCCAAGGACGAGGCTCCCCCTCCCGCAGAATGTCTCCAGCTACTGAGCCGGGCCACGCAAGTCTTCAGGGAAGAGTACATCCTGAAGCAAGACCTGGCCAGGGAGGAGATCCAGCGCAG GGTGAAGCTGTTGTGTGGACAGAAAAAGAAACAACTGGAAGATCTGAGTTACTGTCGTGAGGAAAg GAAAAGCCTGCGCGAGACGGCGGAGCGGCTGGCCGACAAGTACGAGGAGGCCAAAGAGAAGCAGGAAGACATCATGAACAG GATGAAAAAAGTGCTTTACAACTTCCACTGCCAGCTGCCCGTGCTGTCGGACAGCGAGCGGGACATGAAGAAAGAACTGCTGATGGTCCTGGATCAGCTGTGCCACCTGGGCAACGCCATCAAACAG GTGACGATGAAGAAGGACTATCAGCagcagaagatggggaaggggctgagcCCCCACAAAGCCACCATCACGCTCAGCGCCTACCAGCGCCAGTGCATCCAGACGGTGCTCAAAGAGGC GGGTGAGCACATCAGGGAGATGGTCAAGCAAATCAACGACGTCAGAAACCACGTGACCTTCTAG
- the RPAIN gene encoding RPA-interacting protein isoform X1 produces MEEARGHRALYKTAGAPPWKDTYRKRCAERLRNSRSRLLERYRRAGGGGGGGGGGGGGGGGGGGGGVRAAPDPFLVQEVMEVEWRDLRAAHGNPAPQDANEMFGQVKDPEELAVLEEIQQELMNQELSLVAEYEQSVRFDERCLHALLQGLQRDHLICPVCSRYNLSVSGGEVVCQCGLHLLSPSFTVAGTQPAPLPGPQGAELTEQKLRACLEASLAEHNSFCSHQPHFSVSCGTEEAPSLFMSCQACESWTVVL; encoded by the exons ATGGAGGAGGCGCGGGGCCACAGGGCGCTGTACAAGACGGCGGGCGCGCCGCCCTGGAAGGACACCTACCGGAAG cgATGCGCTGAGAGGCTGCGGAACAGCCGGTCCCGGCTCCTGGAGCGGTACCgccgggctggaggaggaggaggaggaggaggaggaggaggaggaggaggaggaggaggaggaggtggcggggTCCGGGCCGCGCCGGACCCTTTCCTGGTGCAGGAGGTGATGGAGGTGGAGTGGAGGGACCTGCGGGCAGCCCACGGCAACCCGGCCCCCCAGGACGCCAACGAGATGTTCGGACAG GTGAAGGACCCCGAGGAGCTGGCCGTTTTGGAGGAAATCCAGCAGGAGCTGATGAACCAAG AGCTGAGCCTCGTGGCGGAGTACGAGCAGAGCGTGCGGTTCGACGAGCGCTGTCTCCACGCCCTGCTCCAGGGGCTGCAGCGGGACCACCTCATCTGCCCCGTCTGCTCCAG GTACAATCTGTCCGTCTCCGGCGGCGAGGTGGTGTGCCAGTGCGGACTGCACCTCCTATCACCG TCGTTCACAGTTGCAGGGACGCAACCggcccctctccccggcccccagggCGCGGAGCTGACCGAGCAGAAGCTGCGGGCATGCCTGGAGGCCAGCCTGGCGGAGCACAACAGCTTCTGCTCCCACCAGCCCCACTTCTCCGTCAGCTGCGGCACCGAAGAGGCTCCCAGCCTTTTTATGAGCTGCCAG GCCTGCGAGTCGTGGACGGTGGTGCTCTGA
- the RPAIN gene encoding RPA-interacting protein isoform X2 codes for MEEARGHRALYKTAGAPPWKDTYRKRCAERLRNSRSRLLERYRRAGGGGGGGGGGGGGGGGGGGGGVRAAPDPFLVQEVMEVEWRDLRAAHGNPAPQDANEMFGQVKDPEELAVLEEIQQELMNQELSLVAEYEQSVRFDERCLHALLQGLQRDHLICPVCSRYNLSVSGGEVVCQCGLHLLSPGAELTEQKLRACLEASLAEHNSFCSHQPHFSVSCGTEEAPSLFMSCQACESWTVVL; via the exons ATGGAGGAGGCGCGGGGCCACAGGGCGCTGTACAAGACGGCGGGCGCGCCGCCCTGGAAGGACACCTACCGGAAG cgATGCGCTGAGAGGCTGCGGAACAGCCGGTCCCGGCTCCTGGAGCGGTACCgccgggctggaggaggaggaggaggaggaggaggaggaggaggaggaggaggaggaggaggaggtggcggggTCCGGGCCGCGCCGGACCCTTTCCTGGTGCAGGAGGTGATGGAGGTGGAGTGGAGGGACCTGCGGGCAGCCCACGGCAACCCGGCCCCCCAGGACGCCAACGAGATGTTCGGACAG GTGAAGGACCCCGAGGAGCTGGCCGTTTTGGAGGAAATCCAGCAGGAGCTGATGAACCAAG AGCTGAGCCTCGTGGCGGAGTACGAGCAGAGCGTGCGGTTCGACGAGCGCTGTCTCCACGCCCTGCTCCAGGGGCTGCAGCGGGACCACCTCATCTGCCCCGTCTGCTCCAG GTACAATCTGTCCGTCTCCGGCGGCGAGGTGGTGTGCCAGTGCGGACTGCACCTCCTATCACCG ggCGCGGAGCTGACCGAGCAGAAGCTGCGGGCATGCCTGGAGGCCAGCCTGGCGGAGCACAACAGCTTCTGCTCCCACCAGCCCCACTTCTCCGTCAGCTGCGGCACCGAAGAGGCTCCCAGCCTTTTTATGAGCTGCCAG GCCTGCGAGTCGTGGACGGTGGTGCTCTGA